In Lineus longissimus chromosome 9, tnLinLong1.2, whole genome shotgun sequence, one genomic interval encodes:
- the LOC135493761 gene encoding uncharacterized protein LOC135493761: MRLFWIFCFAIGFWVVNSMDNGDDGDGGGNGGHGDGGDDGGNNGAANEGQERRHLHGYSLNQRLDYVDTFRLHHAMGIAHARSCRSFAVHHRIHPRTFSRWLDQYEEMSERRDRCTQIERRRRRIRQHGNDEQAFWADMENQLNDWFIQRRQHGIPVSGIDLQSQAAREYRQWWTNLTEEQRQQTRAQRPRNQDFRASDHWLTRFKERKRISHRRKNKDTRTLPDNAMEIAAVYRRETSQIIQNGNFHVIINMDETFVNFDMVPKTTMATTGSHSIDIRSSRGNGKIGCTVTLAVSSDGRKLPAEVNFRGLDAEGEVIAELRAHAPQNVRVSKPFH; encoded by the exons atgcgtttgttttggattttttgctttgccattggattttgggtcgtgaattcgatggataacggtgacgacggtgatggtggcggtaatggtgggcatggtgatggtggtgacgacggaggtaataatggtgcggctaacgaaggccaagaaaggagacatcttcatggctacagcttgaatcagcgtttggactacgtggatacttttaggctgcaccatgcgatgggcattgcgcatgcccggtcttgtcgttcttttgccgtacatcaccgcatccatccaaggacattctcaagatggctagaccagtatgaagagatgtcggaacgccgcgacaggtgcacccaaattgagaggagacggcggaggattcggcagcatggcaatgatgaacaag cgttttgggcagacatggaaaatcagctcaacgactggtttattcaacgccgccagcatggaattccagtatccgggatcgatctccagtcacaagcagccagagaatacagacaatggtggactaatctgacggaggaacaaaggcagcagacgagagcgcaaaggcctcgcaatcaggatttccgagcgtcagatcactggctgacccgattcaaagaaag aaaaagaataagccatcgaagaaagaataaggacacgcgaaccctccccgacaacgctatggaaatagcggccgtctatcgtagggaaacgtctcaaatcatccaaaatggaaatttccatgtgatcatcaacatggatgaaacatttgtcaactttgacatggtgccgaaaaccacaatggctacaacaggatcacattcgatcgacatcagatcctcaagagggaacgggaagattggatgcacggtaaccttggccgtctccagcgatggacgaaaactaccagctgaggtcaactttaggggcttggatgctgaaggcgaagttattgcagaactgcgagcccatgctccccagaacgtgcgagtaagtaaaccttttcattaa